The sequence GCGCCAATAAATATAATCTGAATTATATTTCAGTTAGTGGCGTTACTGAAATCCGTTTCACACGGAGCGAAGCCGCCGCCCGGCCGATGGTAGTGGTCCCACGGGTCGTCGATCGTCGCGAAACGGATAGCCCGCGTCACGGTTCGACCGCGTCTATCGACTCGACCGTTCCCGGATCGGCAAGCGTCAGGCGAATCGTGCTGTCGTCTGCGGTAATGGTAACCTGAATTCGCCACGGATCTATCGACCGGCGTTCGACGCGTCTCCCATCGACAACGAATGGGAGGGTCCAAACAGGCGCGTCACGGAGCGAGCGCCCGCGTTCGAAGAAGAAACTGACGACCGCGGGCCGGTCGAGGACCGCGCCGCCGACCGGGACGTAGCTGAAGAAACTGCACCGTCGACAGTCGAGGTGGACGGTGACGGGGTGGTCGGCCGCATAGTGGTCCTCCCGTGGCACGTCGGTCAGGAATCGACTCTGCACGTCGCCCGCACAGACGGGACAGATCCCGTCCCCAGCGAGATTCCAGACGTAGCGGGTCCGTCGGTCGAACGCCATTGCGACTTCCTCGATCGATCGCTCGACGACGCCGCCAGGGTCGAACGGGTACTCGAGCCAGACCCGTTCGCAGTCCGAACAGGAGACGCGGGCGACGTGATCGCGGTAGACGAACGTGAGCACGCTCCCACACTCGATGCAGTCCGTCTCGAGTTCTGCCGGCCCGAGATCGACGAGTTCGTGGAAGACACCGCTCTGAATCGCGTCGATCACTCGGTGCCCCGCGTACAGCAGTTCGTACGTCTCGTCGGCGTGGCGGACGAATCGACCCTCGAGTTTCGAGAGGTGGTAGGTGAACTGACCGCTGTCGTCGACGTCGACGGCGTCGTACAGTTCGGAGAATCCGAGGGCGTGATCGGATGCCCGCCAGAGCGCGAGCAGAATCTGAACCCTGATCTCGTGACCGAGGAGTTGGAACGCCTCCTCCGGATCGACCGCCGTCCGATCGCGGGGTGGTTCGGTCTCGCCCATGGGTGCCGTTCACCGGCAGATACCAATAAGTAGGGGCCTCACCGAGCGTCGTAGCGGTTCGATCTCGACGCGCGCGGGACGTTCGTCAACCCGCCGTTCACTCGGATCCGCCTCGCATCGCGTCGCTCGCTTCGATCAACTGGATCAGCACGGAGGCGAACAACGAACCCGAACTCCAGATCGCCGTCTCGCTGCCGTCGTCGTCGATAACGCTCAACAGGATACCGTCGTCGTCGACGATGACGATCCGTCCCGATCGCTGGTCCCCCTCGCGATAGGCGGGCGGCGTCTCGATTTCGACGCCGTCGATGGCGTCGATCCGCTCCCAGATTTCGTCGTTCCGGCTGACCGTGAGCACGGAGACGCCGGCTGCGGCCTGTTCCTCGAGCGTCCGTTCGATCGACTCCGTGAACAGTTCCGGGAGCCGCGTCCCGATGACGATCTTGCCCGTCGCCTGCGAGAGGAGGTCGACGACGCGGTCGTCGACGCGCTCGCGGCTCCGGACGGTCCAGATGTCCTCCTGGGTCTCCTCAGTCGTCGCTTCCTTTCTGACCGAGCCCACGTAGTCGAACGCCCGTTCCCGTTCGCGGTCGAACCGCTCCTCGAGGGTCTGCTGGGCCTCCTCGAGACTGACCGGTCGGTAGCGGATCGGACTCGCCTGCTGGACCTCGAGCAGCCCGCGGTCTTCCAAACTCTCCGCGACGCTGTAGACCTGCGAGCGCGGGACGTCGGTGACGCTGGCGACGTCTCGCGCCGTGCCGGACCCCAGCCGGTGGAGGGCGATGAAGACCTTGGCCTCGTAGCTGGTGAGCCCGAGACGTTCGAAGGCGTCGACGGCCTCGTTCTCGTCGTTCGTCACTCGTCGGACCCTCCGTTGGTATCCGAGGCGTCCGTTTCGGCGGGCGTGCCGCCGTCGCTGGCCGCCGCGGGACTGGCCGCACCCGGCCCGTCGAAGGAGACGTCGGGGCCGAGATAGCGCGTCCACAGCACCAGCAGCGACGGGAGGACGATCACGCTCGCGAGGAACGCGTACGTGATCGTCAGCCCGGTGATGATCCCGAACTGGCGCAACGCGGGCAGGATCGCGAAGGCGAGCGTCCCGAAGCCGCCGACGGTCGTCGCCGCGCTGCCCAGCAGCGCGCCGCCGGTGCCAGTGACGGTCGTCCGCAGTGCCGACCAGACGTTGCCCTGGCGCTCGAGCTCGAGCGTGTACCGGTCGCTGACGTGAATACTGTAGGCGACGCCGAGCCCGATCGTGAGGCTCGTGATCATCCCCGTGAGCACGTTGAAGGGCATGCCGATAAGGTACATCGTCCCCAGGATCCAGCTGACGGTGAAGGCGACCGGCAGCAGGGTCACGGCGCCAAGCGCCGCGCTGTCGCCGGTCGCCCAGTAGGCGACCGACAGAAAGACGAACACGGCCACGAGCGTGATCATGAGGCTCTCGAGGACGGTGTCGAGCAGATCCTGTTCGACGATGTGGCTGACGACCGGGTCGCCGGTGGCGATGGCGCTCCAGCGGCCGTCGCTGCCGTCTTCGACGTCGTCGGCGAATGTTCGCATCTCGCTGGTCGTATCGGCGGCGCTGGCACCGCCGTCGATACCGACGATCATGCGGGTTGCGTCGTACTCGCCGTCGTCGGTCCGGTGAAGGACCTGACTCGCGGCTTCCTCGTCCGCCTCGAACAGCTGGTCGTATAGCGCCGAGACGTTCTCGTCGGGGACGCCGTCGCCGTCGGTGTCGGCCGCCCGGAACGACTCGTTGAACGACTCGTTCTGCGCAGCGACCGATTCCATCGTCGAGAGCGGACCCTGAACGTCGGCCTCGCCGTTCGCCATCGTGTAGACGACGTCGCTCGCCGCGGCCTCGTCGCGCGTCCGGTTCAGCTGCTCGAGCAGTTCGGGGTCGTCGACGCCGCCGCCGTCCGCTTCAACGAGGATCTGCGCCTGGCTGTCCTCGCGCTGGAAGTGCTGATTGACGAAGTTCAGATCGTCCTTGGCCTGGTACTCGCCGGGGCTCATTCCGCCCGGCAAGTTGTCGGTCCACGCCGGCGGGCTCTCCGCGAGGAAGTCCTCTTCCTGGAAGCTGGTGTCGACCTGGGTCGCGCCGTAGGCTCCGCCGATCGAGAGCAGGAGCACGAGGGCGAGAACGACCAGCGGCGCCTTCCGAGCGGCTGTCGATCCGACCGTCAGCACCTCGCTGAAGCGGCCGCCGCCGGTCCCGAACGCCCGCTTACGGCGGTCGTAGCCGCGGGACTCGAGGAACTCGTCGAGTTCGACCTTCATCGCGGGGATCAGGGCGCCGAAGATGATCAGCGCGGCGACGATACCGATGGAGCTGACGATCCCGAACTCCCGAATGGGGCCGATCGGACTGACGAGGTTCGAGAGGAAGCCGATGACCGTCGTCGCCGTCACCCAGATGAGCGCGGCGCCGACGCCGGCCAGCGCGACCTTCATCGAGCCGCGGACGGAACCGGCCTGTCCGTCCTCCTCGCGTTGCTCGCGGTGGCGCATGAAGACGTGGATCGCGTAGTCGATCGAGAGCCCGATCAACAGGACCGGCACCGCGACGAACATCTGGTTGAACGCGATATCGGCCCAGCCCATGAAGCCGAACGTCCAGACGAGCACCGCGACGATTCCGACGACGCCCAGGACGATGTCTATCAGGTCCCGGTAGGCGATCAGCAGAGCGACGACGACGAACAGCAGGGCGAACGGACCGACGATGGCGAGACTGTCGCCCATCGACCGGTCAATCTCGTCGGTGATGATTCCGCCGCCGAAGACGATGTAGTCCTCGTCTTGGGCGTTCGCGAGGTCGCGGATATCGAGTTGGCTCTCGACGATCCGATCGCTGACGGCACCGCCGCCCATTCCGCCGCCGGCCGCGTCGCTTTGGGTCGATTGCGTGACCGACGTCATCCGCGTCTCGGCCTCGGTGCTGCCCGGTTCGTAGGACGAGGGCATCAGCGCGAGCGCGACGTTCTCCTGTCCGTCGCCGTCGGAGAGCGTCTGCTGGACGACCCGCTCGTACTCCTCGTCGTCGAGGCTCTCGAGGGCCTCGAGCTGGTCCTCAAGCGGTACCGTCCCCTCCTGAAGCTGAGTGTACTCGGCTTCGAAGATCCCGGTCGTCGCGCCGAGGCGAAGCTGTTCGAGGGTCGCGGTCAGGTTCCGGTACTCCTCGCTCGCCTCGTAGTTATCGGTCTCCTGTTCGATCTCCCAGCGGCCGGATTCGACCTCTCGAGCCTGTTGGACCAGCTCTTCGTACTCGGCGGCTCGTTCGTCGCCGAGCGCCGCCGACTCGGCCGTTTGCTCGATCGTCGCGTTGATTTCGGCTTCGGTCTCGGCCGCGGCCTGCTCGTTGCCGGCGGCGGTCTGGTTCAGGTACTCGCGTTGCAGTTCCAGCGTGTCGTTGAGTCCGGTCTCGAGTACTGCCTCGCGTTCGGCGAGATCGCCGCTGATCGCGGTGAACGCGACGAGGTTTTCGACGCCGGTGATCGACCGATTCTCCGCCAGCGTCGAATTGATCGACTCGTCGTTTCGAAGCTCCTGTTGGAACTCGAGCGAGGAGACCAGCGACTCCCGCGCAAGGACGTTGTCGCCGTCGCCGCGAACGATCACCTGGACGCTGGTGGTATTTTCCTCACCCTCTGTCGCGAAATAGGGGTCGGTCCCGCCCTCGGAGTTGCCCTGAATCCGCTCGAGGGCCTGCGCCTCCTGGGACTCGCTTTCGAACTGATCGAGCGACGAGGATTGGTCGACCATCGGCATCCCGACGCCGACGGCCGCCGTCAGCAACAGGAGGACGACGATGACGATCCGGGAATGATTCGTTACTGCGTCCGCGATACGATCCGGCGCGTTCATCCGTTCTCCCCCCCAATATCGTCCGACAATCGTCTGGAAACCATTCTGTTGTTATGATCCTACAAACTCGGGGTATAAACGTATTCGGATGCGAACACCTGCGCGTTGACAACACGCAAACGGGAACGCATACAAACGGGTAGCGAGAGGGAGGAGGCAGTCCCAACTCCCACGTTTTGGAGGTGTGAGAGAACATTCGTCCAGCCCAGATCGTAGAGATCCGGCTGCTCGTTGACCGGCACCTGTCGAAAACAGACACCGACCGATCGGCTACTCGATACTGATCGTCTTCAGGTCCTCGGCGAACCGGACGTCCCCGTCGTAGCGGGCGCCGATCGACTCGAGCATCTCGTCGTGGCGACCCTCCGTGTGCGGGTAGAGGTGGGTCAGGTAGACGCGGCCGATCTCGTTACCGGCTAGCGCCTGACCGAGCGTCTCCGGGGTGGGGTGGTTCGAGACGTCGACGCCGTCGGGGAACGAGCAGTCGTGGGCCAGGATGGCCGACCCGTCGGCGAAGTTTGCCAGCCCCGCGAAGGCCTCGCTGTCGCCGCTGAAGGTAAACAGATCGCCGAACCGGTAGGCGAGACAAGGCAACGAGTGACGGGTCTCGTAGGCCGAAACGTCGAACCCCGCGACCGAGAACTCGCCGGCGACGACCTCGCGGACCTGCAGGTCGAGTTTCCCCTGCATGTACTCGTGGACGTCGAGCAGGTCGTCGACCAGCGACTTCGTCCCCTGCGGCCCGACAATCTCGAGGTGGTCCTCGCCGGCGAGCCAGCGGGCCTTCATGAGCGGGAGCAGGTCGGCGACGTGGTCGAGGTGGTGGTGCGTGAGGAGGACCGTCGAGACGTTCTCGTAGCCGACGCCGGACTGCTGGAGGCGGTGGAGGACACCCGATCCGCAGTCGACCAGCAGCGTTCGGCCCTCATCCTGGACCAGAATACCGGTCTGGAACCGCTCGCCGGTCGGCATCGCGCTGCCGCTTCCGAGAAAGGTGACGCGCATACGATCCTCTCGCACGGCCTGTCCGATAAGCGTAGTCTTCTGGGCAGCCCAGTCGAGCGCCGCGACAGGGGGTCCGACTCGCCGCTGTCGGAGCCATTACCTCCCCCGCACTCGTTGGCGGCGGTATGCGCGCTGCTGTACTCGAGGCCTACGGCGAACCACTGTCGATCGAGTCGGTCGAGCCGCCCGAACTCGCGCCCCACGGCGTCGTCGTCGACGTCGAGGCCTGTGGCATCTGTCGAAGCGACTGGCACGCTTGGCAGGGACACGGGGAGTGGGCCGACGATCAGGTGCCGCTCGGACAGATCCTCGGCCACGAGCCCGCGGGTCGGGTCGCGCGGGTCGGCGACGACGTCGACGCGCTCGCGGTCGGCGACCGCGTCGCCGTCCCGTTCAACCTCGGGGAGGGGTCGTGCTACCAGTGTCGCAACGGCCACGGCAACGTCTGTGAGGACGGCTACGCGCTCGGGTTCGAGTCGAGCGTCCCCGGCGCGTTCGCCGAGCAGGTCCACGTGCCCCACGCCGAGTTCAACGTCACGACGCTGCCCGACGGCGTCTCCCCGGAAGCAGTCGCCGCGCTCGGCTGTCGGTACGTCACGGCGTTCCACGCGCTCGCACACCGGGCCGATATCGACGCGGGCGACTGGGTCGCCGTCCACGGCTGCGGCGGCCTCGGCCTCGCGGCGGTCCAGATCGCGACCGCACTGGGCGGCCGGGCGATCGCCGTCGACGTCCGCGAGGAGCCCCTCGAGATGGCCGCCGATCTGAGCGCCGAGGAGACGATCAATGCCTCGGCGCTCAAGGACGGCGAGAACGTCCCGGACGCTATCGACGCGATCACCGACGGCGGTGCCCACGTCTCCGTCGACGCCCTCGGGCGCGCCGAAACTTGCCGCAACAGCGTCGACTGCCTCCGCATCCGCGGCACACACGTCCAGATCGGGCTGACGACCAGCGCCGAGAAGGGGGAAGTCGCCCTGCCCGTCGACGAGATGACCCGTTGGGACGTCACCGTCGTCGGCTCCCGCGGGATGCCGCCCTCCAGGTACGACGAACTGCTCAGGATGATCGAGGGCGGCCGGCTCGAGCCGGAGCAACTGGTCACGCGGCGCGTCGAACTCGAGGACGTTTCGGATCGGCTCGCGGCGATGAGCGATTACGAGACACAGGGGTTCGAAGTCGTCACGGCGTTTTCGTCCGCGAGCGAGTGACCGAGCGGCGTCAGCGTTCGGCTCGCGGGTCGACGGGTCGACCGGCGGTCAGTCGAGATAGCCGAGTTCGGTCAGCGCATCCTGCAGCGTGACGATTCGAAGGTCGTGATCGAGGGCCGTCTCGATGGTAAATTCGATCCGCTCGGCGGGGAGCGTATCGTACTCGCTGTGACCGCCGACGATTCCGAGGACATCCTCGGACGCGACGGTCGCCATGAACGTCTCGATCTCTTCGGGCGTCGATCGATCCGTTTCGATGTACCGACGGTGCAATTGCATCGGCTCGAGGTCGTCGATCGGGTTGAGCCCACCGACGCCGGTCCGGTAGTTCGGGACGGCGTCGTAGTACTCCGGGATGAGGGATTCGACGAGTCCGTCGGTGCGCCCGTACGGGTAGACGAACCCGGTCACGTCGATCCCCCAGTCTTCGATTCGGCGCTTCGAATCGGCGAGGATCGTCCGCAGGAACGATTCGGTGTAGCGGACGTACGCGGGGTTGGTCGCATCGAGCGGTTGGTCGATCGGCTCCTCGAGGCGGATGTACTGGCCTTTGTCGTCGGAGCCCTTCCCGGCGACCGTCGCCTCGACCGTACGTTCGCCGTCGAACAGTACGATCGGATCGCCCACGTGATCGCCGTGGCGATTCGTCTCGACGTAGATTCGGTCATGGCCGGCCTCCGCGTCGGACTCGAGGCGAATCCGTCCGACCGATCGATGTCTATTCGTGTGTGACATTACCTCCCACCCGGCGTCGTGCAGTTCTCCGACGTGGTGCGGATTCAAATTGCCTGACGACTGCACGAGATCGGGACAGGCGCCGATACACGCGGGGACATCGTATCGCTCGTGAACGGGGTACGTCATCGTGTAGTCTTCGATCTTCGAATCGTCATATGTGAAGACGACCATCCCCGCGTCGCCGGTCCGTTCAGGAGCGTTTCGTCCGTCTCTCGGTTCCCGTTCAGGG comes from Haloterrigena salifodinae and encodes:
- a CDS encoding winged helix-turn-helix domain-containing protein translates to MGETEPPRDRTAVDPEEAFQLLGHEIRVQILLALWRASDHALGFSELYDAVDVDDSGQFTYHLSKLEGRFVRHADETYELLYAGHRVIDAIQSGVFHELVDLGPAELETDCIECGSVLTFVYRDHVARVSCSDCERVWLEYPFDPGGVVERSIEEVAMAFDRRTRYVWNLAGDGICPVCAGDVQSRFLTDVPREDHYAADHPVTVHLDCRRCSFFSYVPVGGAVLDRPAVVSFFFERGRSLRDAPVWTLPFVVDGRRVERRSIDPWRIQVTITADDSTIRLTLADPGTVESIDAVEP
- a CDS encoding TrmB family transcriptional regulator — encoded protein: MTNDENEAVDAFERLGLTSYEAKVFIALHRLGSGTARDVASVTDVPRSQVYSVAESLEDRGLLEVQQASPIRYRPVSLEEAQQTLEERFDRERERAFDYVGSVRKEATTEETQEDIWTVRSRERVDDRVVDLLSQATGKIVIGTRLPELFTESIERTLEEQAAAGVSVLTVSRNDEIWERIDAIDGVEIETPPAYREGDQRSGRIVIVDDDGILLSVIDDDGSETAIWSSGSLFASVLIQLIEASDAMRGGSE
- a CDS encoding MMPL family transporter encodes the protein MNAPDRIADAVTNHSRIVIVVLLLLTAAVGVGMPMVDQSSSLDQFESESQEAQALERIQGNSEGGTDPYFATEGEENTTSVQVIVRGDGDNVLARESLVSSLEFQQELRNDESINSTLAENRSITGVENLVAFTAISGDLAEREAVLETGLNDTLELQREYLNQTAAGNEQAAAETEAEINATIEQTAESAALGDERAAEYEELVQQAREVESGRWEIEQETDNYEASEEYRNLTATLEQLRLGATTGIFEAEYTQLQEGTVPLEDQLEALESLDDEEYERVVQQTLSDGDGQENVALALMPSSYEPGSTEAETRMTSVTQSTQSDAAGGGMGGGAVSDRIVESQLDIRDLANAQDEDYIVFGGGIITDEIDRSMGDSLAIVGPFALLFVVVALLIAYRDLIDIVLGVVGIVAVLVWTFGFMGWADIAFNQMFVAVPVLLIGLSIDYAIHVFMRHREQREEDGQAGSVRGSMKVALAGVGAALIWVTATTVIGFLSNLVSPIGPIREFGIVSSIGIVAALIIFGALIPAMKVELDEFLESRGYDRRKRAFGTGGGRFSEVLTVGSTAARKAPLVVLALVLLLSIGGAYGATQVDTSFQEEDFLAESPPAWTDNLPGGMSPGEYQAKDDLNFVNQHFQREDSQAQILVEADGGGVDDPELLEQLNRTRDEAAASDVVYTMANGEADVQGPLSTMESVAAQNESFNESFRAADTDGDGVPDENVSALYDQLFEADEEAASQVLHRTDDGEYDATRMIVGIDGGASAADTTSEMRTFADDVEDGSDGRWSAIATGDPVVSHIVEQDLLDTVLESLMITLVAVFVFLSVAYWATGDSAALGAVTLLPVAFTVSWILGTMYLIGMPFNVLTGMITSLTIGLGVAYSIHVSDRYTLELERQGNVWSALRTTVTGTGGALLGSAATTVGGFGTLAFAILPALRQFGIITGLTITYAFLASVIVLPSLLVLWTRYLGPDVSFDGPGAASPAAASDGGTPAETDASDTNGGSDE
- a CDS encoding MBL fold metallo-hydrolase — encoded protein: MRVTFLGSGSAMPTGERFQTGILVQDEGRTLLVDCGSGVLHRLQQSGVGYENVSTVLLTHHHLDHVADLLPLMKARWLAGEDHLEIVGPQGTKSLVDDLLDVHEYMQGKLDLQVREVVAGEFSVAGFDVSAYETRHSLPCLAYRFGDLFTFSGDSEAFAGLANFADGSAILAHDCSFPDGVDVSNHPTPETLGQALAGNEIGRVYLTHLYPHTEGRHDEMLESIGARYDGDVRFAEDLKTISIE
- a CDS encoding zinc-dependent alcohol dehydrogenase family protein, with amino-acid sequence MRAAVLEAYGEPLSIESVEPPELAPHGVVVDVEACGICRSDWHAWQGHGEWADDQVPLGQILGHEPAGRVARVGDDVDALAVGDRVAVPFNLGEGSCYQCRNGHGNVCEDGYALGFESSVPGAFAEQVHVPHAEFNVTTLPDGVSPEAVAALGCRYVTAFHALAHRADIDAGDWVAVHGCGGLGLAAVQIATALGGRAIAVDVREEPLEMAADLSAEETINASALKDGENVPDAIDAITDGGAHVSVDALGRAETCRNSVDCLRIRGTHVQIGLTTSAEKGEVALPVDEMTRWDVTVVGSRGMPPSRYDELLRMIEGGRLEPEQLVTRRVELEDVSDRLAAMSDYETQGFEVVTAFSSASE
- a CDS encoding polysaccharide deacetylase family protein, which translates into the protein MAGCFHPTGSSNGDDDPEQDSSPEREPRDGRNAPERTGDAGMVVFTYDDSKIEDYTMTYPVHERYDVPACIGACPDLVQSSGNLNPHHVGELHDAGWEVMSHTNRHRSVGRIRLESDAEAGHDRIYVETNRHGDHVGDPIVLFDGERTVEATVAGKGSDDKGQYIRLEEPIDQPLDATNPAYVRYTESFLRTILADSKRRIEDWGIDVTGFVYPYGRTDGLVESLIPEYYDAVPNYRTGVGGLNPIDDLEPMQLHRRYIETDRSTPEEIETFMATVASEDVLGIVGGHSEYDTLPAERIEFTIETALDHDLRIVTLQDALTELGYLD